The Vicinamibacterales bacterium sequence ACAACGGATCGAATGCCCAGGGCCGGACGCGGCGCATGACCGGTGGGCCCGCGACGTTTCTCCAGTACGAGGTGTACCGCGATTCCTCACGGACCCAGCGATGGGGCGACGGCGCCTTCGAACAGCTTGACGGCGGCACCGCGCCGTCGCGCGACCCGCGGCAGTTCATCGTCTACGGCCGTGTCACTGGCAGCCAGGATGTGACCCAGGGCACCTACCAGGACACGATCCTGGTCACCGTGCAGTTCTGAAGGAAGTCTCGATGACCCACCGACAGCTGTCCACGGCGATTGCGGCCTTGGCAATGATCCTCGCCGCGTCGCGCTGGGGGAGTGCGCAGTCCACCTTTTCGGTAGACCCCCTTCTCATCAAGCTCAATGCCGCCTCGAACAATGCGGTCTTGACGCTGAGCAATACCAGCGCGAACGATCTTCGCTTCGAAATCAAGGGGTTCGCCTGGGATCAGGAGCCGATCTCGGGCACGATGCAGCTCACGGCGACGACCGATCTGGTCATCTTCCCGCCGCTCGTCACGCTCAAGGCGCATTCGACCCAGCGGATTCGTGTCGGTGCCACCGCCGCCCAGGGCACTGTCGAAAAGGCCTACCGGCTACTCATCGAGGAACTGCCGAGTGAAGTCAAGCCAGCCAACGCCAACCAGGTGAATGTCCGCACGCGCATCGGTGTGCCGGTCTTCGTCGAGCCGACGAAATCCACGCTGAGCGGCAAGATCGACTCGGTGACGATTGCCAACCACATCGTCTCGGTGGCGCTCGCCAATACGGGCACTACTCATGCCATGGTCGACAGCATCGTGATCCGGGGCATGTCGGGGCCCGACCAGCCGGTCTTCGAGGAGTCGCTGCCCGGATGGTATGTCCTGGCCGGCAAGACCCGCACGTGGCAGTACACGTTCAAACCCGCGCAGTGCCGGCCGATGAAATTCGTCGAGGTCGAGGTCTACGCGCACGACAAGATGCTGTCGTCGCGTGCCGACGTGCCGGCCGGCGCCTGCGCGCCGTAGCCCGTGGCGGCCGGCGTACTGGTGGCTGCCTGCCTCGTGTGGACGAGCCTGTCACCGTCCGGCGGCCAGCCGCAGCGGGCGTTCGCAGCGCTGGTGGTCAATGACGTGCCGAAAGGCACCGCTTTGGTGGTCGTCGACGGCGACCGCATCTGGCTGCCGGTCGCCGTGCTCGAACAGGCAGGCCTGCACGGCTTCGAGGGACGCCGCGACACGCTATTTGGCGAAGCGCACGTCCTCCTGAGTTCGCTCGAGCCCGACATCACGGCCGTGTTCGATCGCGCCAACGTCGAGATCCACGTCACCGCCGCTCCGCGATTCTTCGCCGAGACCCACGTCGAGCTCCAGTACCAGCGGCCGGCCGACCTGATCATCTCGCACAGCCCGAGCGCGTTCATCAACTACAGCGCCACCTGGGACCAGGAGGCGGGCACGAGCGGCTTCGGCGAGGCGGGATTCGAGCTGTTCGGCAACACGTCGATGGTTTCGGCCTTTACCGCGTATCCCGACGGCGTCGTCGGGCGCGGCCTGACGACGCTCACTGTCGATGCCGTGTCGAGGCGTCAGCGCTGGCAGCTCGGAGACATCGTCGCCGCCTCCACGCCGCTCGGCTCGGCGCCAACGCTCGCCGGCGCCGCCTTCGGACGCGACTATTCGCTCGATCCGTACTTCTATCGCTACGCGGCCCCGACCGTCCGCGGCACGGCGACCGCGCCGTCCGACGTCGAGATCTATGTCAACGGCGCCCTGGTGCGCCGCCTGCCGATCGGACCCGGCCCCTACCGTCTCGATCGGCTGCCTCTCAATTCGGGACTCGGCGACGTACAGGTCGTCGTGCGCGACCGGCTTGGACGGC is a genomic window containing:
- a CDS encoding fimbria/pilus periplasmic chaperone, which translates into the protein MTHRQLSTAIAALAMILAASRWGSAQSTFSVDPLLIKLNAASNNAVLTLSNTSANDLRFEIKGFAWDQEPISGTMQLTATTDLVIFPPLVTLKAHSTQRIRVGATAAQGTVEKAYRLLIEELPSEVKPANANQVNVRTRIGVPVFVEPTKSTLSGKIDSVTIANHIVSVALANTGTTHAMVDSIVIRGMSGPDQPVFEESLPGWYVLAGKTRTWQYTFKPAQCRPMKFVEVEVYAHDKMLSSRADVPAGACAP